The following is a genomic window from Mycteria americana isolate JAX WOST 10 ecotype Jacksonville Zoo and Gardens unplaced genomic scaffold, USCA_MyAme_1.0 Scaffold_43, whole genome shotgun sequence.
CCCCACGAccagtcctggggggggggggggggggacccggggtgagccgggggagggaggaggaggatgatggtgGGGGTCTCCTGGGGGGCGTGGTCTTGGGATTTGAGGGGagagggcgggggagggggggtcctcACCCCCTGGggtctgtgtcccccccccccaggactggTCGTGGGGGGCCGGGTCTCCGGTCAGCCCCGGGAGGGGACCCGGAGGGGGGGGGACCGGGGTGagccgggggagggaggaggaggatgatggtgGGGGTCTCCTGGGGGCGTGGTCTtggatttggggggaggggagggggagagggcgggggagggggggtcctcACCCCCTGGggtctgtgtccccccccccaggactggCCGTGGGGGGCCGGGTCTCCGgtcagccccggggaggggacccggagcgggggggacccggggtgagccgggggagggaggaagaggatggtgGGGGTCTCCTGGGGGGCGTGGtcttgggatttgggggggatggggggggtagAGGGGGacagggcgggggagggggggtcctcACCCCCTGGggtctgtgccccccccccaggactgGTCGTGGGGGGCCGGGTCTCCGgtcagccccggggaggggacccgggggggggggggacccgggtgagcgggggagggaggaggaggatgatggtgGGGGTCTCCTGGGGGGCGTGGtcttgggatttgggggggtagggggggacAGGGCGGAGGAGGGGGGGTCCTCACCCCCTGGggtctgtgtcccccccccaggactgGCCGTGGGGGGCCGGGTCTCCGgtcagccccggggaggggacccggggggggggggggacccggggtgagccgggggagggaggaggaggatggtggggGTCTCCTGGGGGGCGTGGtcttgggatttgggggggtagggggggacAGGGCGGAGGAGGGGGGGTCCTCACCCCCTGGggtctgtgtcccccccccaggactgGCCGTGGGGCTCGGCGTGGGGACCCTGGCCCAGGCGGCGCGGGCGAGGCTGAGCGGCGAGGGCAAGCCCCGGGGTGAGTACAGAACCGGGGGGTGGGGTGCGTATTAgatggggggacccccccccttttttgctCCTCCCACCCCCTATTTTGGGGGTTCACCCATCTTATCCCCCTCCCCGCTAGCCACCGGCTCCCCGCTGgactccagccccctcctctcggAAGCCAACGCCGAGCGGATCGTGGCCACGCTCTGCCGGGTGCGGGGGGCCGCTCTCAAGCTGGGGCAGATGGTCAGCATCCAAggtgggggacccccccccccccttttccctgcagggaccccccccttgcccccagggacccccccccccggggcaccccagggcaccccagccTCTGTCAGGGCATGgagttgggttggggggggggggcccagagCAGCcttggggtggggtgtgggggtcctggggggctggggggggctttgggggtcccagggggctggggttagggtggggtgggggggtccccgggtgctggggtcatgggggggtttgggggggtctcaggAGCACTGGATTGGCGtcagggtgggatttgggggtccccgggtgcTGGgcgtggggtttggggggtctcgGGTGCTGGGACAGGGGTcatggtggggtttgggggtcccagggtggtggGAATGGTGTTGAGGGGGTGTAGGGGTCCCAGAATGCTGGgttggggtggggtgtggggggtctttgggggtcccagggtgctgtgttggggtcagggtggggtttgggggtcccagggtgctgggTTAGGGtcagggtgggatttgggggtcctggggtgctggagctggggttgcggtggggtttgggggtctcagGAGCACTGTGTTGGGGtcagggtgggatttgggggtccccgggtgctgggcctggggtcatggtggggtttggggggtctcaggggtgctgggacaggggtcatggtggggtttgggggtcccggggtggtGGGGATGGTGTTGGGGGGGTGTAGGGGTCCCAGAATGCTGGGTTGGGGTGGGGCGTGGGGGGTCTTTGGGGTGCTGGGTTGGGGtcagggtgggatttgggggtctcaGGGTACTGTGTTGGGGTCAGGGTGAGatctgggggtcccggggtgctgtgttggggtcagggtggggtgtgggggtcccagggtgctggTTAGGGtcagggtgggatttgggggtcctggggtgccgtgttggggtcagggtggggtttgggggtctcagTGGTgctgggtcagggtcagggtgggatttgggggtcctggggtgctggagctgggcttgcggtggggtttgggggtgtcagGAGCACTGTGTTGGGGtcagggtgggatttgggggtcccaggggtgctgggttggggtcagggaggggtttgggggtctcaggggcgctgggtcagggtcagggtGGGGTTTGGGGATCCCACGGTGCTGGGAtgggggtcagggtggggtttgggggtcctggggtgctggagctggggttgcggtggggtttgggggtctcagGAGCACTGTGTTGGGGtcagggtgggatttgggggtcccaggggtgctgggttggggttggggtgggatttgggggtcacagggtgctgggttggggtgggatttgggggtcccaggggtgctgggttggggttggggtgggatttgggggtcccagggtgctgggTTGGAGttggggtgggatttgggggtcccaggggtgctgggttggggttggggtgggatttgggggtcccagggtgctgggTTGGAGttggggtgggatttgggggtcacagggtgctgggttggggtgggatttgggggtcccaggggtgctgggttggggttggggtgggatttgggggtcccaggggtgctgggttggggttggggtgggatttgggggtcacagggtgctgggttggggttggggtggggtttgggggtctgggggtggtggggttgcggttgggagggtttggggggtcccaggctGCTGGGACGGGGGTCAGGGTGGGGTTTGGGGATCTTGGGGGCGCTGGGTTGGGGTcatggtggggtttgggggtcccagggtgctgggttggggtcagggtggggtttgggggtcccagggtgctgggTTGGGGTCAGGGTGGGGTTTGGGAGTCCCcggctgctggggtggggatgtggggggtcCCAGAGCTCTGCGGCCAggtgtggggggggtcccaatccctggggctggggtcccaggatttgggggtcccagggggctcCCCGACActcccccccccctcttccccGCAGACGCCAGCTTCCTCAGCCCGCAGCTCCAGCTCATCTTCGAGCGCGTCCGGCAAAGCGCCGACTTCATGCCGCGCTGGCAGACCACCGTGAGCCGCTTtcgggggagcgcggggccctgggttttggggggtgggggggtgggggacacacGAGAAGGGTCTGGGGGTGTCGGCCgagcccccccccaccctcctCATCCCGCAGCAAGTGCTGGCGGAGGAGCTGGGACCCCGTTGGCGAGAAAAAATGTCGGTTTTCGAGGAGACGCCCTTCGCCGCCGCTTCCATCGGGCAGGTACACCTCGGGGTGCTGCGGGACGGCACCGAGCTGGCCGTGAAGGTCCAGGTGAGCCCCGGgaggggggattttggggggacagggggtccccccaccccgttTATATCCCCCCTCGCCCCTTTTTTTCCGCAGTATCCCGGCATCGCCCGCAGCATCCGCAGCGACGTGGATAatctcctctccctgctcaaaATGAGCGTGGCGTTGCCGGAGGGTGAGCTGCACCcctgggagagaagggggggacCCCCAAATAttcttggagggggggggggtgtccccccaaaatctttttttttttaatttttttttttttttttcctaggtctTTTCGCCGATAAATCGCTGCAGGTTTTGCAGAGGGAGCTGGAGTGGGAATGCGACTACCGCCGGGAAGCCAACTGCGCCCGAACCTTCAGGtaggagtttggtttttttgtttttttgggggggacataGGACTTTGGGGGGGtcaaggggttttggggggggggtcccctgccCACCTCTTCACCCCCCCGTAGGCGTCTGCTGCGGGACGACCCCTTCTTCTCGGTGCCGCGGGTCGTGGACGAGCTGACGGCGTCTCGCGTCCTCTCCATGGAACTGGGGAGCGGCGTTCCCCTCGACCGGTGCCGGGATCTCCCCCAGGACCTGCGGGACCAGGTAAATCATTCCAGAATtatgggggggggcacccccgcGTACCCCAATTCTTGTCCCCTAACCCTTCTGTGTTGTGTGtcgtccccccgtcccccacTTTTTCGGTACCCCCAGATCTGCGCCAACCTCCTGCGCCTCTGCCTGCGGGAGCTTTTCGAGTTTCGCTTCATGCAGACGGATCCCAACTGGGCAAATTTTCTTTACGACGCCGACCGGCACAGGGTGAGCGTCGGTAGGAGagggtggggggggctgcggcggaTGAGGGGACCCCCCCCttgcctccccccccaccccaaaacacagcccttcaCCCCAAATCAGCCCCCTGAGCATCCGTACCCCCCCAGGTGACTCTGTTGGATTTCGGGGCGAGCCGCTCCTTCGACAAGGAGTTCACGGATCACTATATCGAGGTACGGGGTGCAGAGGGTGGGTgtacccccatatccccccccctgccccccaaaaaaaccccctccaccGGGCCgtacccccccctccccaggtgatCCGGGCTGCGGCCGACGGGGACCGAGCCAAGGTGCTGCAGAAATCCCGGGACCTCAAATTCCTTACGGGCTTCGAGACCAAGGTGAGGGGCTCGGGGAGTGggtccccccccctttttggggtgtcgtcgtccccccctttttggggttgccctcccccttttttgggggtgttctctccctcagccccccccaCCGCATCCCGTTGCAGGCGTTCGAGGCGGCCCACGTGGATGCGGTGATGATCCTGGGCGAAGCTTTTTCGGGGGGGCAACCCTTcgattttggggggcaggggacggCCCGGCGGGTGCAGGCGCTGCTCCCCGTCATGCTGCGGCACCgcctggcccccccccccgaACAAACCTATTCCCTCCACCGCAAAATGGCGGGGGCTTTCCTGGCCTGCGCCCGCCTGGGGGGCCGCGTCCCCTGCCGCGACCTCTTCGAGGAACGCTACTCCCGCtactgggaccccccccaaattgGGGAGACCCCTTCCCAACCGGGGGGACCCCCACCTTAAGGCTGCCCCCCCCAATAAAGAATATATCACCCCCTAAATGGGTGctgggagtgtgtgtgtggggggacaCCCCTCCCCTGTGGGGGGCGGGGTTAATTTGGGGGGGTGAccctattttgggggggggtgtccctattttggggggagggtcCCCAATTTTGGGGCGGGAGTCGCGGTTTATGGGAGCGCAGGGAGCCAGAGGGAGGGGCGTGGAGAGGAGGGAGCGAGGGGGTGTGGCTAATCTGCATATTCATGAGCCAGCCAGCCAATGGTTGAGGCGGCGCTGAAGGAGGGGCGGGTGGGTTGATCTCATTTGCATATTCAGAGTGGAGGCGGGGCTAGAGCGGGTCGGGGTGCGGTGGGTGGGCGTGGCTCTCTTTGCATATGCATGAAGGGGGCGGGGAGCGGCAGGCGCGTGCGTGCAGTCCTGTGGCCACAGCCCcggagccgagcggggccgagcggaGCCGAACGCGGCCGAAGGCGGCCGAGCGGCTCCGAacggggccgagccccgggcgcggcggcgggtaagggggcggcgggggggggggggcgacccccggagggggggggcaaccggggggggggggggggggcgttccCCCCGGTCCGTGCCCAGCAGCTCCGTCAGGGCGGGaccccagggccggggggggacacgcacacacacacccccccctccccggggggggggcacacgcGTGGCATCCCTGCGTGGCGATGGGGGGGGGGCCCCACGCGTGGCACCCCACGCCCCTGCGGGGCTGGGACAGCCCGGACGCTGCGGcctctccccggccccccccgccccgtggccccggtgctgggaggaggaggggggggtcctgggggacccCTGCCCACGGACACCCCGCGGCGGCCGGGTCCGccttccccggcccccccgggccgtGCTGCCCCCCACCGCGATGGCCCCGGTCCCCTTCCAGCCATGATGGgtctgacccccccccccccccggtgtccctggtcccccccgatgtccccaacctcTACAGGGGtgtagcccccccccccagtgcccctgctcccctcccagccatgatgtcccccccccccacgaTGTCCCCAACCTCTGCAGGGGCACAGTcctgtccgtgtcccccccccccccccccagtgcccctgctcctcttccagccatggtgtgtgtccccccccgatgtccccggtcccccccaatgtccccaacctctgcaggggtgcagccccccccccccagtgcccctgctccccttccagccaTGATGTCCCCCCCCACGATGTCCCCAACCTCTACAGgagtgcagccccccccccccccatagtgCCCCTGGACCCCTTCCAGCCATgatgtgtccccccccccagatgtCCCCAACCTCTGCAGGGGCACAGTCCTGgtcccccccccgtgcccctgctccccttccagccatgatgtccccccccccccatgtccccagtcccccccagtgtccccaacctctgcaggggtgcagccccccccccccattgcccctgctccccttccagccaTGATGTCCCCCCCCCCACGATGTCCCCAACCTCTacaggggtgcagcccccccccccccagtgcccctgctccccttccagccatgatgtgtcccccccccccaaatgtccccaagCTCTGCAGGGGCACAGTCCTGgtcccccccccgtgcccctgctccccttccagccatgatgtccccccccccccatgtccccagtcccccccagtgtccccaacctctgcaggggtgcagccccccccccccattgcccctgctccccttccagccatgatgtccccccccccacgatgtccccaacctctgcaggggtgcagcccccccccccattgcccctgctccccttccagccatgatgtcccccccccccacgaTGTCCCCAACCTCTacaggggtgcagccccccccccccagtgcccctgctccccttccagccatgatgtgtcccccccccccaaatgtccccaagCTCTGCAGGGGCACAGTCCTggtccccccccccgtgcccctgctccccttccagccatgatgtccccccccccatgtccccagtcccccccagtgtccccaacctctgcaggggtgcagcccccccccccattgcccctgctccccttccagccaTGATGTCCCCCCCCACGATGTCCCCAACCTCTacaggggtgcagcccccccccccagtgcccctgctccccttccagccatgatctcccccccccccacgaTGTCCCCAACCTCTacaggggtgcagcccccccccccattgcccctgctccccttccagccatgatgtccccccccccacgatgtccccaacctctgcaggggtgcagcccccccccccagtgcccctgctccccttccagccatgatctccccccccccccaaatgtccccaaccTTTGCAGGGGCGCAGCCctcacgggggggggggcttttaTTGGGCTAAATATAAcccgggggggggcgcggggggggggcagcgtcCCAGTTCAGTCTGGAGCTGCCGAGATCAAAGCGGGGGGccaggagccccccccccccaaacccccgtcTGTGGAGgagccagccccggggaaggggcccCCTGTGAGCTGGGGGGGTCTtcacccccatcccccccccccccccccccaaaattgcAGGCCTGGGGGGGTCAGCGATGAACAAGCTGCGGCAGAGCCTGCGTCGGAAGAAGCCGGCCTACGTGCCGGAGGCGGCGCGGCCGCACCAGTGGCAGGCGGACGAGGAGGCCGTGCGATGCGGCAAGTGCAGCTTCCCCGTGCGGGTGAGCggggtgggacccccccccacgcgggacaaccccccccccccacgcgggacacccccccccccacgcggGATACCCCCCCCGaagcgggacccccccccccgaagcgggacccccccccccgaagcGGGACACCCTGCCCAGGCGGGACCCCCCACCACCACGCCGGGAGacggcggctgcggggggagctCGGGGCAGCCCCACGGCTTCCCTCGGCAtcggggatgtggggc
Proteins encoded in this region:
- the COQ8B gene encoding atypical kinase COQ8B, mitochondrial isoform X2; this encodes MAVARPQPPPVALRGLHRAGALRGLTAEEARRAREARGRPDPPRQKLSERARERRVPVSRLGRLASFGATGSPLDSSPLLSEANAERIVATLCRVRGAALKLGQMVSIQDASFLSPQLQLIFERVRQSADFMPRWQTTQVLAEELGPRWREKMSVFEETPFAAASIGQVHLGVLRDGTELAVKVQYPGIARSIRSDVDNLLSLLKMSVALPEGLFADKSLQVLQRELEWECDYRREANCARTFRRLLRDDPFFSVPRVVDELTASRVLSMELGSGVPLDRCRDLPQDLRDQICANLLRLCLRELFEFRFMQTDPNWANFLYDADRHRVTLLDFGASRSFDKEFTDHYIEVIRAAADGDRAKVLQKSRDLKFLTGFETKAFEAAHVDAVMILGEAFSGGQPFDFGGQGTARRVQALLPVMLRHRLAPPPEQTYSLHRKMAGAFLACARLGGRVPCRDLFEERYSRYWDPPQIGETPSQPGGPPP
- the COQ8B gene encoding atypical kinase COQ8B, mitochondrial isoform X1, translated to MAVARPQPPPVALRGLHRAGALRGLTAEEARRAREARGRPDPPRQKLSERARERRVPVSRLGRLASFGGLAVGLGVGTLAQAARARLSGEGKPRATGSPLDSSPLLSEANAERIVATLCRVRGAALKLGQMVSIQDASFLSPQLQLIFERVRQSADFMPRWQTTQVLAEELGPRWREKMSVFEETPFAAASIGQVHLGVLRDGTELAVKVQYPGIARSIRSDVDNLLSLLKMSVALPEGLFADKSLQVLQRELEWECDYRREANCARTFRRLLRDDPFFSVPRVVDELTASRVLSMELGSGVPLDRCRDLPQDLRDQICANLLRLCLRELFEFRFMQTDPNWANFLYDADRHRVTLLDFGASRSFDKEFTDHYIEVIRAAADGDRAKVLQKSRDLKFLTGFETKAFEAAHVDAVMILGEAFSGGQPFDFGGQGTARRVQALLPVMLRHRLAPPPEQTYSLHRKMAGAFLACARLGGRVPCRDLFEERYSRYWDPPQIGETPSQPGGPPP